Proteins found in one Misgurnus anguillicaudatus chromosome 3, ASM2758022v2, whole genome shotgun sequence genomic segment:
- the LOC141355268 gene encoding uncharacterized protein — MRGGKRRQAAIRSCSHSVLVTDSPVTINRCLWEIGEGTNERLAAVAFRGSCCFNSALGRGQCCRSFISKYNGKRKTFLIILCTWWTLCGGTDASTITTDAPTTTTLAPTTTTKAPTTTTLAPTTTTVAVTTTTKAPTTTTVAPTTKTVLQTTTTLAPTTTTLAPTTTTVGPTTTTLAPTTTTVPPTTTTVAPTTTTVAPTTTTVAPTTTTVAPTTTTVAPTTTSVAPTTTIVAPTTTTVAPTTTPVPPTTTTVAPTTTTVAPTTTTVAQTTTTLAPTTTTLAPTTTTVPPTTTTVPPTTTTVPPTTTTLRQPPLLLLQ; from the exons ATGAGGGGTGGCAAGCGCAGGCAAGCAGCCATCCGGTCCTGCAGCCACTCGGTGCTGGTCACAGACTCACCTGTCACAATCAACAGGTGTCTGTGGGAGATTGGGGAGGGAACGAACGAGCGTCTTGCTGCAGTGGCCTTTCGGGGAAGTTGTTGTTTCAACAGCGCCCTTGGACGAGGCCAGTGCTG caggTCCTTTATTTCAAAGTATAATGGCAAAAGAAAAACTTTCCTCATCATAT tATGTACATGGTGGACATTGTGTGGAGGAACTGATGCCTCAACAATCACAACTgatgctccaacgaccacaactctggctccaacaaccaccactaaagctccaacgaccacaactcttgctccaactaccacaactgtggctGTAACGAcaaccactaaagctccaacaaccacaactgttgctccaacgaccaaaactgttttgcaaacaaccacaactcttgctccaacaaccacaactcttgctccaacaaccacaactgtagggccaacaaccacaacacttgCTCCAACGAcaacaactgtgcctccaacaaccacaactgtggctccaacgaccacaactgtggctccaacgaccacaactgttgcaccaacaaccacaactgtggctccaaccaccacaactgttgctccaacaaccacaagtgttgctccaacgacaacaattgttgcaccaacaaccacaactgtggctccaacaaccacacctgtgcctccaacaaccacaactgttgctccaacgaccacaactgttgctccaacgaccacaactgtggctcaaacgaccacaactcttgctccaacaaccacaactcttgctccaacgaccacaactgtgcctccaacgaccacaactgtgcctccaacgaccacaactgtgcctccaacgaccacaact ttgcgCCAACCACCACTACTGTTGCTCCAATaa